One window of Cryptococcus neoformans var. grubii H99 chromosome 11, complete sequence genomic DNA carries:
- a CDS encoding upstream activation factor subunit UAF30 — protein sequence MAKQLVQRLSPLIEELLQASDLSTVSAKAIRKELIARGADKHEIKNFRAEIDDKITEIYNSLESKEAPAHNLEGSVSPSAKAPSSPPSLVEPKSVTRKRKTPTGENEETDEQMAKRLQGEYGGSRTRQQRSSRSARPTKKTRPKSQARIDSETERNDDKKDDMKTKRGGAFNKELLLSDSLADLVGTHSLSRPQVVKHIWAYVKERNLQDSNDKRYILCDDKLREVFHTDRLHMFTMNKILVNHLRDPEDIA from the exons ATGGCTAAACAG CTTGTGCAGAGATTGTCCCCTTTAATTGAAGAGCTACTCCAGGCGAGCGATCTTTCAACAGT TTCGGCCAAGGCCATCCGTAAAGAACTCATCGCACGTGGTGCAGATAAACATGAAATTAAGAATTTCCGTGCAGAGATTGATGACAAG ATCACCGAGATATACAATTCTTTGGAATCCAAGGAGGCTCCTGCTCATAATCTAGAAGGTTCTGTCTCTCCGTCTGCTAAagcaccatcttctccaccttctctAGTTGAACCCAAATCTGTCACTCGCAAACGCAAAACTCCAACCGgcgaaaatgaagaaacaGATGAGCAGATGGCCAAGAGACTGCAAGGAGAATATGGCGGCTCAAGGACAAGGCAACAGCGGTCTTCCAGATCCGCCAGGCCGACAAAAAAGACGCGACCTAAAAGTCAAGCACGTATCGACAGTGAAACTGAGAGAAATGATGATAAAAAGGACGACATGAAAACGAAGAGAGGTGGGGCTTTCAACAAGGAACTGCTTCTAAG CGATTCTCTGGCAGACCTTGTGGGCACTCACAGTCTTTCTAGACCGCAAGTGGTGAAGCATATCTGGGCTTACGTTAAAGAGCGTAACCTACAAGACTCGAATGACAAGCGGTATATCCTCTGCGATGACAAGCTTCGTGAGGTATTTCATACGGATCGACTGCACATGTTCAC AATGAACAAGATCTTGGTCAATCATCTACGCGATCCCGAGGATATTGCATAA
- a CDS encoding ribosome production factor 1: MPKDKKIQNAFKRSEVHRKTKLEKGQAKLQRRLEIKKAEKDKVTGAALRAERLSKNIPVTLDNTRVYDSSSYLTANPASLQNLAKKATEASALVNEDDLMGKQSSKELSSREDSAVLRSGPSSDQEEDVGESSEMPDWEIEEKVDGEDQEASAMRDITTQSSPRILITTSPSPCKQTYQFCDDLKNVFPGGEFFKRPKGRGFEIGRVSRWASKRGYQALIVVNEDHKIPNAVTLINLPSGPTAYFKLSSIILSSNIYGHARPTPHSPELILNNFTTLLGNSVGQLFGSLFPRQPQFRGRQVVTLHNQRDFLFFRRHRYMFSSATSAKLQEIGPRFTLKLRWLRKGLPSVTAPDGHASIGGDPADEIYGATVGPSSEEIARDELDEEKEALKEIGQPAKKKNVHEGTEVPPLDEEQEYEWKWKPKMEVSRRTFFL; the protein is encoded by the exons ATGCCTAAAGACAAGAAAATACAGAACGCTTTCAAACGCTCAGAAGTTCATCGGAAAACAAAACTTGAAAAAGGACAAGCCAAGCTCCAACGCCGTCTTGAG ATAAAAAAAGCTGAGAAAGACAAAGTAACTGGGGCTGCTCTTCGCGCCGAGCGTTTGTCAAAGAATATCCCTGTAACCCTCGATAATACTCGTGTTTACGATTCCAGTTCTTATCTTACAGCAAATCCAGCATCTCTGCAAAATTTGGCTAAAAAGGCGACAGAAGCCAGTGCATTAGTCAATGAGGATGATCTTATGGGGAAACAATCATCCAAGGAATTAAGTAGCAGAGAAGATAGTGCAGTTTTAAGATCTGGTCCGTCAAGTgaccaagaagaggatgtgggCGAATCAAGTGAAATGCCTGATTGGGAAATCGAAGAGAAggtggatggagaagatcaagaagccTCCGCAATGCGAGACATAACTACCCAATCATCACCCCGTATCTTAATCACGACGTCACCGTCTCCTTGCAAACAAACTTATCAGTTTTGCGATGATTTGAAAAATGTTTTTCCTGGTGGGGAATTCTTCAAAAGGCCAAAGGGTAGAGGATTTGAAATTGGCAGGGTGTCCAGATGGGCAAGTAAAAGAGGTTATCAAGCTTTGATTGTTGTAAATGAGGATCATAAAATACCCA ATGCTGTCACCTTAATAAATCTGCCGTCCGGACCCACTGCGTACTTCAAGCTTTCCAGTATAATACTTTCGTCCAACATCTAC GGGCATGCTCGTCCCACTCCCCACTCCC CGGAGCTCATACTGAACAATTTCACAACCCTTCTTGGAAACAGTGTTGGGCAACTGTTTGGGTCCCTTTTCCCACGCCAGCCGCAATTTCGAGGGCGTCAAGTTGTCACTTTACATAATCAACGAgatttcctctttttccgtCGCCACAG GTATATGTTTTCTTCTGCCACTTCAGCTAAACTCCAAGAGATTGGTCCGCGCTTTACCCTAAAACTTCGATGGCTCCGAAAAGGTCTTCCATCTGTCACGGCTCCGGATGGTCACGCCTCTATTGGCGGCGATCCTGCGGACGAAATATACGGAGCCACTGTTGGGCCCAGTAGCGAGGAAATTGCACGGgatgaattggatgaagaaaaagaggcgTTGAAAGAGATTGGGCAACCagccaagaaaaagaatgTCCATGAAGGGACCGAAGTGCCTCCCCTCGATGAAGAGCAGGAGTATgagtggaagtggaag CCGAAGATGGAAGTATCGAGGAGAACCTTCTTTTTGTGA
- a CDS encoding ATP-dependent DNA helicase PIF1 has translation MPILTARTLSASNSSNKSNGTLSRVTSFKRNWGEEDGPESSQLDWSPSPEVVQRKGNILPPSGPLKSTTTLPNLPESAAKETASQRRRKAILAALNQNKETTSASPVPGFCPGQASSTVTSPQDIHYDISVPPVATHCAGSSIRLVSQTLPSLPKRPLPWEGDQKVRKKVYTQTSLTSKENAQPKSTSSALNIKQRVTLSEEQQKVLTLVIQQQKNVFFTGSAGTGKSVLLREIIHGLRNKYAKNPDAVAVTASTGIAACNIGGVTLHSFGGVGLATDTPEILLRKLKLNKKASGRWTKTKVLIIDEVSMVDGAMFDKFCKLGQLIRKNSKPWGGIQIIVTGDFFQLPPVTKNGGMPKFAFEAEMWDETIHLSVNLTKVFRQKDQRFVDMLNEMRFGRLSNESIVAFKSLARPLKFNDGIEPTALFPRREDVDRANLSRLNQLDSVGFTYHSIDGGSAEANQREKLLSNFMAPKVIELKEHAQVMLVKNLDETLVNGSMGKVIGFTYKNMFQCDDMGKWTPDADLKELEEEDKMKSLAVRQALRDKYQAKGANPLPVVRFKVPGGGTRDVLMEMDVFKAELPNGEVQASRSQLPLILAWAMSIHKSQGQTLDRVRVDLGKVFEKGQAYVALSRATSLEGLQVTGFTAEKVMAHKKVAVWSSTLKDLNLV, from the exons ATGCCTATTCTTACGGCCCGCACACTCTCAGCGTCCAATTCCAGCAACAAGTCAAACGGGACTCTTTCTCGCGTAACCTCTTTCAAACGCAAttggggagaggaggatgggccAGAGTCTAGTCAACTGGATTGGAGTCCAAGCCCAGAAGT cGTCCAAAGAAAAGGCAATATACTGCCACCTTCAGGCCCCTTAAAGTCCACAACAACTTTGCCCAACCTCCCAGAATCTGCCGCAAAAGAAACTGCGTCTCAAAGACGTCGCAAAGCTATCCTTGCTGCACTAAATCAAAACAAAGAGACCACATCTGCCTCTCCAGTTCCCGGCTTTTGTCCAGGGCAAGCATCATCTACTGTTACCTCGCCTCAAGACATCCATTATGATATTTCAGTTCCACCCGTCGCAACTCATTGCGCTGGCTCTTCCATACGCCTTGTGAGCCAAACGCTCCCGTCTTTGCCAAAGCGGCCGCTACCTTGGGAGGGAGATCAGAA GGTTCGCAAAAAAGTTTACACCCAAACCAGTTTGACGTCAAAGGAAAACGCTCAGCCCAAATCGACAAGTTCTGCCCTCAACATCAAACAACGTGTGACCCTTAGCGAAGAACAGCAGAAGGTCTTGACTCTGGTAATACAGCAGCAGAAAAACGTGTTTTTCACAGGTAGTGCAG GTACCGGTAAATCTGTTCTGCTACGGGAAATTATCCACGGTTTACGAAACAAATACGCCAAAAACCCAGATGCTGTTGCAGTAACAGCCTCGACAGGAATTGCAGCTTGCAACATTGGTGGAGTGACCTTACATTCATTTGGTGGTGTCGGGCTTGCAACAGATACGCCAGAGATACTTCTTAGGAAACTTAAATTGAACAAAAAGGCTTCAGGAAGATGGACGAAAACAAAAGTATTAATTATCGACGAAG TGTCTATGGTAGATGGGGCTATGTTTGACAAATTTTGCAAACTCGGGCAACTTATTCGCAAAAATAGCAAACCTTGGGGAGGTATACAAATCATTGTGACGGGGGACTTTTTTCAATTACCTCCTGTGACTAAGAACGGAGGTATGCCCAAGTTTGCATTCGAAGCGGAAATGTGGGATGAGACGATTCATCTGTCTGTGAATCTAACTAAGGTATTCCGTCAGAAGGACCAAA GATTCGTTGATATGCTCAACGAGATGCGCTTTGGCCGCCTTTCTAATGAATCGATCGTCGCCTTCAAATCTCTTGCACGTCCCCTCAAATTCAATGATGGAATTGAACCCACCGCCCTCTTCCCTAGACGCGAAGATGTTGACCGCGCTAATTTATCGCGTCTCAATCAGCTTGATTCTGTCGGCTTCACTTACCATTCTATTGATGGGGGCAGTGCAGAAGCAAATCAACGCGAGAAACTTCTTTCCAATTTCATGGCACCCAAAGTAATTGAACTCAAGGAGCACGCACAGGTCATGTTAGTCAAAAATCTAGACGAGACCCTTGTAAATGGTTCAATGGGCAAAGTGATTGGATTCACTTACAAAAATATGTTCCAGTGCGACGATATGGGCAAATGGACACCTGACGCTGACCTGAAGgaattggaagaagaggataaGATGAAAAGTTTAGCGGTCAGACAGGCATTGAGAGATAAATACCAAGCCAAAGGGGCAAATCCGTTGCCAGTAGTGCGTTTTAAGGTGCCTGGAGGCGGTACAAGGGACGTTTtgatggaaatggatgtCTTTAAGGCGGAACTGCCAAATGGGGAAGTGCAGGCGTCGCGATCACAG TTGCCACTGATCCTTGCATGGGCCATGTCCATACACAAATCACAAGGACAAACCCTTGATCGTGTGAGAGTCGACCTCGGCAAGGTTTTTGAAAAGGGCCAAGCGTATGTGGCCCTCTCCCGAGCAACATCCCTGGAAGGATTACAGGTTACAGGATTCACGGCAGAAAAG GTAATGGCCCATAAGAAGGTTGCCGTCTGGTCTAGCACTCTCAAGGATTTGAATCTCGTATGA
- a CDS encoding tRNA(His) guanylyltransferase, whose protein sequence is MAKSRFEYVKKFELPDPLVPNTYIIVRIDGKGFHKFSDVHSFDKPNDIRALQLMNTAAKSVLNEYKDVVMAFGESDEYSFLLRRTTTLYNRRRSKINSSIVSLFTSAYVFHWTRFFPNTPLLYPPSFDGRVVLYPNVKEVRDYFSWRQADTHINNLYNTTFWALVHDGLTTAEANKTLQGTNSKDKNEILFTKFGINYNTLPEMFRKGSVCVRSLSPEEPQGSLPEQQAVHGIMALNVVPSTSGNSNTILSQKEKVYQGTEGSPMVLHMDIINDMFWSERPWLLS, encoded by the exons ATGGCAAAGTCACGTTTTGAATACGTCAAAAAGTTCGAGCTTCCGGATCCCCTTGTACCAAACACATATATAATTGTTCGAATTGATGGCAAAGGTTTCCATAA GTTTTCTGATGTGCACTCCTTTGATAAACCAAATGACATCCGAGCACTACAGCTTATGAATACAGCGGCAAAATCTGTGCTGAATGAGTATAAGGATGTTGTTATGGCTTTCGGAGAGAGCGACGAATACAG CTTCTTATTACgaagaacaacaacacTCTATAATCGACGTCGCAG CAAAATAAACTCATCAATAGTATCTCTATTTACATCTGCTTATGTCTTCCATTGGACTCGTTTTTTCCCAAACACTCCTTTACTTTATCCACCAAGTTTCGATGGACGAGTCGTATTATACCCCAATGTAAAAGAAGTGCGTGACTATTTCAGCTGGCGTCAAGCAGACA CTCATATCAATAACCTATACAACACAACTTTTTGGGCTTTGGTCCATGATGGGTTAACAACAGCAGAGGCAAATAAAACTCTGCAG GGGACTAATTCAAAGGACAAAAATGAGATCCTTTTCACCAAGTTCGGTATTAACTACAACACATTACCAGAGATGTTCAGAAAGGGAAGTGTATGTGTTAGGAGTTTGTCTCCTGAAGAGCCTCAAGGGTCACTTCCAGAACAGCAAGCAGTACATGGTATTATGGCCTTGAATGTTGTACCATCAACATCAGGGAACAGTAATACAATATTATcacagaaggagaaagtgTATCAAGGGACTGAAGGCAGCCCCATGGTTCTGCATATGGACATCATCAATGACATGTTCTGGAGTGAGAGGCCTTGGTTATTATCATAA